A single window of Falco rusticolus isolate bFalRus1 chromosome 6, bFalRus1.pri, whole genome shotgun sequence DNA harbors:
- the HS3ST5 gene encoding heparan sulfate glucosamine 3-O-sulfotransferase 5: protein MLFKQQALLRQKLFVLGSLAIGSLLYLVARVGSLDRLQPLCPIDGRFGPRSQDEIPLRALQFKRGLLHEFRKGNATKEQIRLHNLVQQLPKAIIIGVRKGGTRALLEMLNLHPAVVKASQEIHFFDNDENYAKGIEWYRKKMPFSYPHQITIEKSPAYFITEEVPERIYKMNSSIKLLIIVREPTTRAISDYTQVLEGKERKNKTYYKFEKLAIDPNTCEVNTKYKAVRTSIYTKHLERWLKYFPIEQFHIVDGDRLITEPLPELQLVEKFLNLPPRISQYNLYFNATRGFYCLRFNIVFNKCLAGSKGRIHPEVDTSVITKLRKFFHPFNQKFYQITGRTFNWP from the exons ATGCTATTCAAACAGCAGGCGTTGCTGAGACAGAAGCTCTTTGTGCTAGGCAGCCTTGCTATTGGAAGTCTCCTATATCTAGTTGCCAGAGTTGGGAGCTTGGATAG actgcagcccctctgccccatTGACGGTCGATTTGGACCCCGCAGCCAGGACGAAATCCCACTGCGAGCTCTGCAGTTCAAGCGAGGGCTTCTCCATGAATTCCGAAAGGGCAATGCCACCAAGGAACAAATACGACTGCACAATCTGGTTCAGCAGCTCCCCAAGGCCATTATCATTGGGGTGCGGAAAGGAGGCACCCGAGCACTGCTGGAGATGCTGAACCTTCATCCCGCAGTGGTCAAAGCTTCTCAAGAGATTCACTTCTTTGACAATGATGAGAACTATGCCAAGGGGATCGAGTGGTACcggaaaaaaatgcctttttcttacCCTCATCAAATAACAATTGAGAAAAGCCCTGCATATTTTATTACTGAGGAAGTACCTGAAAGGATTTACAAAATGAACTCATCTATCAAATTATTGATCATTGTCAGGGAACCTACCACAAGAGCTATTTCTGATTACACTCAGGTGCTGGAaggtaaggaaagaaagaacaaaacttaCTACAAATTTGAGAAGCTGGCTATTGATCCTAATACCTGCGAAGTGAACACTAAGTATAAGGCGGTGAGAACCAGCATCTACACAAAACATCTGGAGAGATGGTTAAAATACTTCCCAATCGAGCAGTTTCATATAGTGGACGGCGACCGGCTCATCACAGAACCACTGCCAGAACTCCAGCTGGTTGAGAAGTTCCTAAATCTTCCTCCAAGGATAAGTCAGTACAATTTATACTTCAATGCCACCAGAGGGTTTTACTGCTTGCGATTTAACATTGTCTTTAACAAGTGCCTGGCGGGTAGCAAGGGACGCATCCATCCAGAGGTGGACACCTCTGTCATTACCAAATTGCGCAAGTTCTTTCATCCTTTTAATCAAAAATTTTATCAGATCACTGGGAGGACATTTAACTGGCCCTAG